The proteins below are encoded in one region of Gemmatimonadales bacterium:
- a CDS encoding transposase has product MRSGRAWSRCSHHPAGTVDPIRITAGSSTASCSSATPACPTGVPWRDLPERYGPWQTVYSRLRRWTTRGLWERLLGQLQARLAEEDRIAWTLWCIEGSVVRAHKAAAGARHCGGGKSARRAG; this is encoded by the coding sequence ATGAGGAGTGGGCGCGCTTGGAGCCGCTGCTCCCACCACCCCGCGGGCACGGTCGACCCTATCAGGATCACCGCCGGATCCTCAACGGCATCTTGTTCGTCCGCCACACCGGCGTGCCCTACCGGCGTGCCCTGGCGCGATCTGCCCGAGCGCTACGGGCCCTGGCAAACCGTCTACAGTCGGCTGCGCCGGTGGACCACGCGGGGGCTCTGGGAACGGCTCCTCGGCCAGCTCCAGGCGCGGTTGGCCGAGGAGGACCGGATCGCCTGGACGCTCTGGTGCATTGAGGGCTCAGTCGTCCGGGCCCACAAGGCCGCCGCCGGCGCTCGTCACTGCGGGGGGGGAAAATCCGCCCGGCGAGCCGGCTGA
- a CDS encoding transposase produces the protein MAARWARAGGDPRAARSARSPHPAARRPGRRPQLDRVAYRQRNVIERAVGWLQERRRIATRYAKLAIQYLALLYVALPEKYLTTLFANTA, from the coding sequence CTGGCTGCGCGCTGGGCACGTGCGGGCGGTGATCCCCGAGCAGCGCGATCAGCGAGATCGCCGCACCCGGCGGCCCGGCGGCCCGGCCGCCGGCCGCAGTTGGACCGCGTTGCCTACCGGCAGCGCAATGTGATCGAGCGCGCGGTCGGCTGGCTCCAGGAGCGCCGCCGGATCGCGACCCGCTATGCGAAGCTCGCAATCCAATATCTCGCGCTGCTCTACGTCGCGCTGCCCGAGAAGTACCTGACCACACTCTTTGCAAACACGGCCTAA
- a CDS encoding sigma 54-interacting transcriptional regulator codes for MSAQLHESDRETGCEPDFCGMVGRHAAMLSLYDAVRRAAPLTAPVLIQGETGTGKELVARALHALSGRPGRFVAVNVATLPEALADAELFGVVKGAYTGATAHRRGLIEYARHGTLLLDEAGDIPLALQAKLLRALETNAVRPVGGGTDRVVPFRLVVSVQVSPSDLLAAARWRADFHFRVCALHLRVPRLIERDSDIPRLVRHFLGPERLSIVLNQDLRALGAHMWPGNVRELRQAVERAVFEHGTDPLAAEHILAAAAEHQTPHDTPAPIPLGPPTLREIRAQHIAAVLARAEYDVGAAARLLGISTSQLYRRLKTLGLKPQRRR; via the coding sequence ATGAGCGCGCAACTGCACGAGAGCGACCGCGAGACCGGGTGCGAGCCGGACTTCTGCGGCATGGTGGGCCGGCACGCCGCGATGCTGAGCCTTTATGACGCCGTCCGCCGAGCGGCACCGCTCACGGCACCGGTGCTGATCCAGGGTGAGACGGGCACGGGGAAGGAGCTGGTCGCGCGGGCATTGCACGCGCTGTCCGGGCGACCGGGGCGATTTGTGGCTGTCAACGTCGCCACGCTGCCCGAGGCACTGGCCGATGCGGAGCTCTTCGGGGTAGTGAAAGGTGCCTACACCGGCGCCACAGCGCACCGGCGAGGGCTAATCGAGTATGCCCGCCACGGTACGCTCCTCCTCGACGAGGCCGGCGACATCCCGCTCGCCCTGCAAGCCAAGCTGCTGCGCGCGCTCGAGACGAACGCCGTGCGTCCAGTGGGTGGCGGCACCGATCGCGTGGTGCCGTTTCGGCTTGTTGTCAGCGTGCAGGTCTCTCCCAGCGACTTGCTCGCAGCCGCGCGCTGGCGGGCGGACTTTCACTTCCGTGTTTGCGCTCTTCACCTGCGCGTGCCTCGGCTCATCGAGCGCGACTCGGACATCCCGCGCCTCGTGCGGCACTTTCTCGGGCCCGAGCGGCTATCGATCGTGCTCAATCAGGATCTCCGCGCGCTCGGCGCCCATATGTGGCCCGGCAACGTCCGAGAGTTGCGTCAGGCCGTGGAGCGGGCGGTATTCGAGCACGGCACGGATCCTTTGGCAGCGGAGCACATCCTCGCGGCCGCAGCGGAACACCAAACCCCGCACGACACACCCGCGCCGATACCACTTGGGCCGCCCACACTGCGCGAGATTCGTGCGCAGCATATCGCAGCGGTGCTGGCGCGTGCGGAGTACGACGTGGGCGCTGCAGCGCGGCTGCTCGGGATCTCGACGAGCCAACTGTACCGCCGGCTCAAGACGCTCGGGCTCAAGCCTCAACGGAGGCGATAG
- a CDS encoding RHS repeat-associated core domain-containing protein, producing MRTAHRRLASLVACLALMLTLTLTATRAAAQQCQQAPSPLAPPPSSGPDESADPVPLATCIYRVSVTPDGGMTQSWPVNTAGHTATFIAKNTGSGGANDAFDFTCTGTAMVTVSCTTVTPSSQFLAQGDSTTVTVTYGVGGTTGTGRLTLKATGNATAASDTGYYAIPISSGPASVTVTPDNGAGLERAASSTANSETFTVRNTGSSPITYALTCGATGQVTCVTTALGFVTIAASASAPVSVNYNAGTTGLGTLTLTATGGGASDAGSYTVKVVNPPSVSVVGVPFDDQDLGRCAVGCFQAGAAQSTTPYFSLGAPRAVTLVYRQDRAHPRPFIHADVQDVSAPSAGVPVRYWLQAQLDGAQVTFVNGEQTLRFSYPGGFPPAKVRLGGQFDGNGLSNGVHALTVTVTAEYSSGGTIQTTQAASLTGVNEGPSAIAHGWTLGGIQRLRFQTTGAVLLTDGAGSAVVFGKNGSGQYVSPTGEFSQLVAEKSGTTITGYTRRFADSTRVWFDVSGKMTKVTDAFTNATLIGYDGSGRVQTITDPMTRAVTLGYDANGLHTITDPGGRVTTVTVQSTKLLTAITDPDGRSTGYGYDTHQRLATITNRAGNVTTVGYGEGWELATVTAPAVTVFGSGTPQAPVTQVRAWQVAGVPFAATATTPFAPPGSDTVYASITEPGAAVARMTVDRWGQPLRQINATGDTTKVSYDSYGLVSTVILPTYTATEADSVLHAANGLTQWMAGAGRPGVSVRYGPYAQPDSIYGAPTDSVPVQRPYVGVNGRIDSIRVAGTIRQRTTYDSRGRVDSIVDGKQQFVVRYHYDAASGNVDTVTTPGGLKTAVSYDAFGRPTTVKAPGVATQTTYYSNLNRVDSVKTSDGGTGRTVRYSYDALFLRSVTDPKGQVDSLFYNALGWTTSERDPAGGVLQSAYSLDGDLKQWTNRRGQAITLSYDALHRPTQKSGTNTDLVTWSYSAPSARFVTVASPVSTETTYLNVRGQADSAKTVTAGQTFWRRYRYRRTGQVVTDTISGGGIANWQARQYAYDAKTALLKSIQVGSQLTAFRRDTNLDVQATALPGGETDSTTLGPLRSPLDERTTAPYAATTDRLFSLDRGYRVQQQFKNLTPAQGRFFQYDSLGQLVSGADKHWTGALPGNCLNLVFGYNCQQSGTGWTTDNATTYSYDLAGNRTSQGGTYGAANRITAMNGCTYSTDADGNVTGRTCPGAPALTATFAWTAEGQLRSATSGGQTTTFDYDAGGRLMEVDSAGIVYRRFLWEGPTLLAHLSGTATAKRAEYSYYPGLDALQAVVRNDTLFFAHTDGVGSVIALTDVQKTVQRTFAYDDWGLGTGGTDAGGFGGTDRPRWQGALWMSVAGGDLYYMRARWYEPQTGRFLSEDPAGLAGGLNAYTFADDDPVNGSDPSGMCPPEDDAPCLGELTVFGHRAPGNPETALINHSGCFLARSMEDDAWHCKFGAVDMGNAVAWPHALGSTPHRPVRPTYLGEGGGGRALSRTPTVGNRSTEQCFRENTAPVTNLLRSAAARVSTAAFAAVDLTLAAGGLAARAQGNALVAKGTVDLDLFFAMPKASSSLIEGGIETISIGRGYVTTGSALLGAGVAGAEILGAAAGIGAVYYGVSYGICSVNPEY from the coding sequence GTGCGCACCGCCCACCGCCGTCTCGCTTCGCTCGTCGCGTGTCTCGCCCTCATGCTCACGCTCACGCTCACGGCCACCCGCGCGGCGGCCCAGCAGTGTCAGCAGGCGCCGTCGCCGCTTGCGCCGCCGCCCAGCTCCGGTCCGGATGAGTCCGCCGACCCCGTGCCGCTCGCGACCTGCATCTACCGGGTGAGCGTCACGCCCGACGGCGGGATGACGCAGAGCTGGCCGGTCAATACCGCGGGCCACACGGCCACGTTCATCGCGAAGAACACCGGCTCGGGCGGCGCCAACGACGCCTTCGACTTCACCTGCACCGGCACCGCCATGGTCACCGTCAGCTGCACGACGGTGACGCCAAGCTCCCAGTTTCTGGCTCAGGGCGACTCGACCACGGTGACGGTGACGTACGGCGTTGGCGGCACCACGGGCACCGGCCGGCTCACGCTCAAAGCCACTGGCAATGCCACCGCCGCGAGCGATACCGGGTACTACGCGATCCCGATCTCGAGCGGCCCGGCGAGCGTGACGGTCACGCCCGACAACGGGGCCGGCCTGGAACGGGCCGCCAGCTCGACCGCCAATAGCGAGACGTTCACCGTCCGCAACACGGGTTCTTCCCCGATCACCTACGCCCTGACGTGCGGCGCCACCGGTCAGGTCACGTGCGTCACTACCGCGCTGGGCTTCGTCACCATCGCCGCGAGCGCGTCGGCGCCGGTGTCCGTCAACTACAACGCGGGCACCACCGGGTTGGGCACCCTCACGTTAACCGCCACGGGCGGTGGCGCCTCCGACGCCGGGTCCTACACCGTCAAGGTGGTCAACCCGCCGAGCGTCAGTGTGGTCGGCGTGCCCTTCGACGACCAGGACCTCGGCCGCTGCGCCGTGGGCTGCTTCCAGGCCGGTGCGGCGCAGAGCACGACGCCGTACTTCAGCCTGGGCGCGCCGCGCGCCGTCACGCTGGTGTACCGGCAGGACCGGGCGCATCCGCGGCCCTTCATCCACGCCGATGTGCAGGACGTGAGCGCACCGAGCGCCGGCGTGCCGGTGCGCTACTGGCTCCAGGCCCAGCTCGACGGGGCGCAGGTGACGTTCGTGAACGGCGAGCAAACCCTGCGCTTCAGCTATCCCGGGGGCTTCCCGCCAGCCAAGGTCCGGCTCGGCGGTCAGTTCGACGGCAACGGGCTCTCCAACGGCGTCCATGCGCTCACGGTCACGGTGACCGCAGAATACAGCAGCGGCGGCACGATCCAGACGACCCAGGCCGCGAGCCTCACCGGTGTCAACGAGGGACCCTCCGCCATCGCCCACGGCTGGACGCTCGGGGGCATCCAGCGGCTCCGCTTTCAGACCACCGGCGCGGTGCTGCTCACCGATGGGGCCGGATCGGCGGTGGTGTTCGGCAAGAATGGGAGTGGGCAGTATGTGTCGCCCACCGGCGAATTCTCCCAGCTGGTGGCGGAGAAGAGCGGCACGACCATCACCGGTTACACCCGCCGGTTTGCCGACTCGACGCGGGTGTGGTTCGACGTGAGCGGCAAGATGACCAAGGTCACCGACGCCTTCACCAACGCGACGCTGATCGGGTATGACGGGAGTGGGCGGGTACAGACCATCACCGATCCGATGACCCGCGCCGTCACGCTGGGCTACGACGCGAATGGGCTGCACACGATCACCGACCCGGGCGGGCGGGTGACGACGGTGACGGTCCAGTCGACCAAGCTTCTCACCGCGATCACTGATCCCGACGGCCGGAGCACCGGGTACGGCTACGATACGCACCAGCGCCTTGCGACGATCACCAATCGGGCTGGAAACGTGACGACGGTCGGCTACGGCGAGGGCTGGGAGCTTGCCACGGTCACGGCGCCCGCCGTGACCGTATTCGGGTCCGGGACGCCCCAAGCGCCCGTCACCCAGGTGCGCGCGTGGCAGGTGGCCGGCGTGCCGTTTGCGGCGACAGCTACGACCCCGTTTGCGCCCCCCGGGTCCGATACGGTCTACGCCAGCATCACGGAGCCCGGGGCTGCTGTGGCGCGCATGACGGTCGATCGCTGGGGCCAGCCGCTGCGACAGATCAACGCCACGGGCGACACGACCAAGGTCAGCTACGATAGCTACGGCCTGGTCTCGACCGTGATACTCCCCACCTACACCGCGACCGAAGCGGATTCCGTGCTCCACGCGGCCAATGGCCTGACCCAATGGATGGCCGGTGCCGGGCGGCCGGGCGTGAGCGTGCGCTATGGGCCCTATGCGCAGCCGGACAGCATCTATGGCGCGCCGACGGACAGCGTGCCAGTCCAGCGGCCGTACGTCGGCGTGAACGGCAGAATCGATTCGATCCGAGTGGCCGGCACGATCCGCCAGCGGACGACCTACGACAGTCGGGGTCGGGTGGACTCGATCGTCGATGGGAAGCAGCAATTCGTAGTGCGGTACCACTATGACGCGGCGAGCGGCAACGTCGATACGGTGACGACGCCCGGAGGGCTCAAGACCGCGGTGAGCTACGATGCGTTCGGCCGCCCGACCACGGTCAAGGCGCCCGGCGTCGCGACGCAGACCACCTACTACAGCAACCTCAACCGGGTGGATTCGGTCAAGACATCGGACGGCGGCACCGGACGAACAGTCCGCTATTCCTACGACGCGCTTTTCTTGCGGAGCGTCACCGACCCCAAGGGCCAGGTGGACAGCCTCTTCTACAACGCACTCGGCTGGACCACGAGCGAAAGGGACCCGGCGGGCGGCGTGCTCCAGTCGGCCTACTCGCTCGACGGCGACCTCAAGCAGTGGACCAACCGCCGGGGGCAGGCGATCACGCTGAGCTACGACGCGCTGCACCGGCCCACGCAGAAGTCGGGCACCAACACCGACCTCGTAACATGGAGCTACAGCGCGCCGAGCGCGCGGTTCGTGACGGTGGCGAGCCCGGTGTCGACCGAGACCACGTACCTCAACGTGCGCGGCCAGGCCGACTCGGCGAAGACGGTGACTGCTGGGCAGACCTTCTGGCGGCGCTACCGCTACCGCCGCACCGGGCAAGTGGTCACCGACACAATCAGCGGCGGGGGCATCGCCAATTGGCAGGCGCGGCAATACGCGTACGATGCGAAGACCGCGCTGCTTAAGAGCATTCAAGTCGGCAGCCAGCTCACTGCGTTCCGGCGCGATACCAATCTCGATGTCCAGGCCACGGCGCTGCCCGGGGGTGAAACGGATTCGACGACGCTTGGCCCCCTGCGCTCGCCACTCGACGAGCGCACCACGGCACCGTATGCGGCGACCACCGACCGGCTCTTTTCGCTCGACCGAGGATACCGCGTGCAGCAGCAGTTCAAGAATCTCACGCCGGCCCAGGGCCGCTTCTTTCAGTACGACAGCCTGGGCCAGCTGGTGAGCGGCGCGGACAAGCACTGGACCGGCGCGTTGCCCGGTAACTGCCTCAACCTGGTGTTCGGCTACAACTGCCAGCAGAGCGGCACGGGCTGGACCACCGACAACGCCACGACCTACAGCTACGACCTGGCGGGCAACCGCACGAGCCAGGGCGGCACCTACGGCGCGGCCAACCGGATCACGGCGATGAACGGCTGCACCTACAGCACCGATGCCGACGGCAACGTGACCGGCCGCACCTGCCCCGGGGCGCCGGCATTGACCGCGACGTTCGCGTGGACGGCCGAGGGCCAGTTGCGCAGCGCGACGAGCGGTGGGCAGACAACCACGTTCGACTACGACGCGGGCGGCCGGCTCATGGAGGTGGATTCAGCGGGCATCGTCTACCGGCGCTTCCTGTGGGAGGGCCCCACCCTGCTGGCGCACCTGAGCGGGACAGCCACGGCCAAGCGGGCGGAGTACAGCTACTACCCGGGACTCGATGCGCTCCAGGCGGTGGTGCGGAACGACACGCTCTTTTTCGCCCACACCGACGGGGTGGGGAGCGTCATCGCACTGACCGACGTGCAGAAGACCGTGCAGCGCACGTTTGCGTACGACGACTGGGGCCTCGGCACGGGCGGCACCGATGCCGGCGGCTTCGGCGGCACCGACCGGCCGCGCTGGCAGGGGGCGCTCTGGATGAGCGTGGCGGGTGGGGATCTCTACTACATGCGCGCGCGGTGGTACGAGCCGCAGACGGGACGGTTCCTGAGCGAGGATCCGGCCGGGCTGGCTGGCGGGCTCAACGCGTATACGTTTGCTGACGATGACCCCGTCAATGGGAGCGACCCGTCGGGCATGTGCCCGCCGGAGGACGATGCTCCCTGCCTTGGAGAGCTCACGGTGTTCGGTCACCGCGCGCCGGGGAACCCTGAGACCGCGTTGATAAACCATAGCGGGTGCTTCCTCGCGCGCTCGATGGAGGACGACGCCTGGCACTGCAAATTCGGGGCGGTGGACATGGGGAACGCGGTTGCGTGGCCGCACGCGCTCGGCAGTACGCCGCACCGGCCGGTGCGCCCCACCTATCTCGGGGAGGGGGGCGGCGGGAGAGCACTATCGCGCACACCAACTGTGGGAAATCGCAGTACTGAACAGTGTTTTCGAGAGAATACAGCACCGGTGACGAATCTACTTCGCTCGGCTGCAGCGAGAGTGTCCACCGCTGCCTTCGCCGCGGTCGATTTAACATTGGCGGCTGGCGGATTAGCTGCGCGAGCGCAGGGCAATGCGCTTGTTGCCAAAGGCACGGTGGATCTCGATCTATTCTTTGCGATGCCTAAGGCAAGCTCTTCGCTCATCGAAGGCGGCATTGAGACAATTTCAATTGGGAGGGGGTATGTTACCACCGGCTCTGCATTGCTCGGAGCCGGCGTCGCCGGTGCGGAAATACTCGGCGCGGCGGCCGGGATCGGAGCAGTTTATTACGGCGTGAGCTACGGCATCTGCAGTGTCAACCCGGAGTACTAG